The following are encoded together in the Astyanax mexicanus isolate ESR-SI-001 chromosome 8, AstMex3_surface, whole genome shotgun sequence genome:
- the LOC125803783 gene encoding E3 ubiquitin-protein ligase TRIM39-like: MASSSSLLSEDQLQCSICLDVFTDPVSTACGHNFCMVCLRKCWNSSSHCQCPVCKEEFSKRPELRVNTFISGLASEFKKSVQEKSSRAPEKCTSKSKKVLCIYCSEEKLEAVKSCVDCGVSFCDSHLMPHKTTPKYKKHKLMDPVENLEDYICQKHERPLELFCRDDQTCVCQFCTETDHRTHSTVPIEEESGEKKIQLEKTQTEVQQMIQERLKKIKQIKHSVELNKKIREKEEADSVEIFRALVRCIERSQAELLEVMEEKQKAAERQAEELIKELEQEITELKRRDTELEQISHTEDHLHLLQIYPSLCRPPHTKNWTDVSVNTPLSVESLRRALSQLQKHLTQEMEKIGKSELKRIQQYAVDVILDPDTAHPFLILSDDGKQVKHGDKQQKLPDNPERFDPCVCVLGKEGFSSGRFYYEVQVSEKTDWYLGVTRESSNRKGEITLSPEDGYWTVRLRNKTEYKALESPSVLLWLKQAPQKVGVFVDYEEGLVSFYDVEVRSHIYSFTAQSFTKKLYPFFNPRLNDGGKNSAPLIITPVQHK, encoded by the exons ATGGCTTCCTCCAGCagtctcctgtctgaagatcagctccagtgctctatctgtctggatgtgttcactgatccagtctctactgcatgtggacacaacttctgcaTGGTCTGTCTCAGAAAGTGCTGGAACAGCAGCTCACACTGCCAGTGTCCAGTCTGTAAAGAAGAATTCTCCAAAAGGCCTGAGCTCCGTGTGAACACCTTCATCTCTGGACTGGCTTCTGAGTTTAAGAAGTCAGTTCAGGAGAAGTCCAGCAGAGCTCCAGAGAAATGTACCTCCAAATCTAAGAAGGTGCTGTGTATCTATTGTAGTGAGGAGAAGCTGGAGGCTGTAAAGTCCTGTGTGGACTGTGGCGTCTCTTTCTGTGACTCTCATCTGATGCCTCATAAAACTACACCCAAATATAAGAAACACAAGCTGATGGATCCTGTGGAGAACCTGGAGGACTACATCTGCCAGAAACATGAGAGACCCctggagctgttctgtagagacgaccagacgtgtgtgtgtcagttctgCACTGAGACGGACCACCGGACTCACAGCACTGTTCCTATAGAGGAGGAGAGTGGAGAGAAGAAG ATTCAGCTGGAGAAGACACAGACAGAAGTTCAGCAGATGATCCAGGAGAGACTGAAGAAGATCAAGCAGATCAAACACTCTGTAGAACTCAATAAA Aaaatcagagagaaggaggaagcagacagtgtggagatcttcagggctctggtgcgctgcattgagagaagccaggctgagctgctggaggtgatggaggagaagcagaaagcagcagagaggcaggctgaagagctgattaaagagctggagcaggaaatcactgagctaaagaggagagacactgagctggagcagatctcccacactgaggaccacctccacctcctacag ATTTACCCGTCCCTCTGCAGACCCCCACACACCAAGAACTGGACTGACGTCAGTGTTAACACTCCTCTGAGTGTGGagagtctgaggagagctctgtctcAGCTTCAGAAACATCTCACACAGGAGATGGAGAAGATTGGTAAGAGTG aactgaagagaattcaGCAGTATGCAG TGGACGTGATTCTGGATCCTGATACAGCTCATCCTTTTCTCATCCTGTCTGATGATGGAAAACAGGTTAAACATGGAGACAAACAACAGAAACTCCCTgataatccagagagatttgatccTTGTGTCTGTGTTCTGGGAAAGGAGGGTTTCTCCTCAGGGAGATTTTACTATGAGGTTCAGGTCAGTGAGAAGACTGATTGGTATTTAGGAGTGACCAGAGAGTCCAGCAACAGGAAGGGAGAGATTACACTGAGTCCTGAGGATGGATACTGGACTGTGCGGTTGAGGAATAAAActgaatataaagctctggaatcTCCTTCTGTCCTCCTCTGGTTGAAACAGGCTCCccagaaggtgggggtgtttgtggattatgaggagggtctggtctCCTTCTATGATGTTGAGGTCAGATCTCATATCTACTCTTTCACTGCTCAGTCTTTCACTAAGAAACTCTATCCATTCTTCAACCCCAGGCTTAATGATGGAGGTAAaaattcagctccactgatcatcactCCTGTTCAACATAAATGa